The following is a genomic window from Methylomarinum vadi.
TGCAGTATAAAAATACTTCCCCTATCAATTGCTTACAATTCATTATATTACTGCGATTGTGACAACGACATATTTGTACCGCCTTTTCAGTTAATATGAAACTTGATCATATTGGGCCATTGGTGAAACAATAAAAACCACTTAACGCGGTTTAGTTGATTATTTGTTAGTGGAATGATAATTCCGGACCATCACAAACTCTCCCAAATCATTTCAGGTTGGGTGTTGGTAGCCTTGCTCTTCAATCTGCTCAGCGGCTATGGTGAGTTTACCTCGTTCGTATTGTGTATCGGCCAGCATGGCCATGTCGCCGTGGAAAAAGCCGGACACGATCATGGGCGCGACAGGCTTTCCATTTCCGGCAACCAAACCCATGCCTTCCATTCCGAAGCCCGATACGGGATGGAGAACGGCCAATCAGCGCACTCATTGCATCGGAATTCATTGGATGGCCATGCGTTCCTTCAGGTTGAATCTTGTCTGGATGTTCCGATCGGGCAGGGAGATCAAGCCAGGGATTCGATACTGGAAAGCATTCTGCAAAACCTGATAGCGGTCGGCTGCACCTTGTATGTAGTCGTCCTATGTCTGATCGCCGTCGTTCAACTACCCGCTTTATCGCATCCTCGGTTTTTTGAAACCAACCCTATTTCATCGACCCCCCTCTTACGGCGTTCCACCGTCCTGCTGATTTAAGCGCATTCCCAAAATCCTAGCCCTGAACGACAAGGGAGTGTTTTCCGCGACCGCATCGCGGAAGCGTTTTACGATTTTTTGGGAATTCTTATGTATATTTTTTCTAATAACCTAACCGTTATTCCACGGTTATGGGCGATGTTGTCATTTTGCGTTCTGCCGTTGTGCGTGTTTTCGGAACCAAGCCATCCGGAGAAACCGGCGGAATCCGTAATATCGCCGGCGACGATCGGCGACAGCCTGACGTTACCGCAGGTACTGGCGTTGACATTAACCAACAATCCGGCCCTGATTGCCTTTTCCGAGGAAATTCGCGCCCGCGAAGCGTTGACCCTGCAAGCGGGGCTGTTACCAAATCCGGTGTTGAATGCCAATGCCGGAAATTTTGCCAACGCCACCGCTAAAGGGTTCGACGGCGATGCCGTGACCCTGCAACTCAGCCAGTTGATCGAACTGGGCGGGAAACGCGCGGCCCGGATCGAGGCGGCGGCGGCCCGACGGGAAGTCGCCGATTGGGATTATGAGACCCAGCGCGTTACGATATTGGCTCGCGCCACACAAGCCTTCATCGACGTGCTGGGGGCACAAGCGCATGCCGAACTGGCCGAACGGTCTTTGCAACTGGCGCAAACAGTTGTCGAAACCGTCGCCAATCAGGTCAAGGCCGGCAAGGTGTCGCCGGTCGAACAAACACGCGTCAATGTGACGCTGGCGACCGCACAAAGCGAAAAACTGCGCGCCGAACGCGAATGGGCGGCCAGCAAACAAACACTGGCGGCATTTTGGGGCGGGTCTGCCACCGAATTTTCCACTGTCCGCGGCGATCTCGAGCATATCAGGCCGTTGCCGCCGCTCGAATCGTTGAACGTCAGGCTTAAGCAAAGTCCGACACTTCGCCGCTGGCTCTCGGAACTTTCGCGGCGGCAAGCCTTGCTGCAATCGGAACAGGCCAAGGCCGTTCCGGATTTGACCGTGAAACTGGGCGGCACGCATTTTCTCCAAAACCAGGACTATGTCGCCAATGTCGGCATTTCCATGCCTTTACCGGTTTTCGATCGCAACCAGGGCGGTATTGCAGCGGCCGAACGACGCCTCGACAAAACCGACGCCGAATTACGCGCCGTTCGTTTCCGGGTCGACAGCGAATTCAGTGCCACGTATCAGAGGCTGGATGCGACGCAAACCGAAATCGAAAACTACCGACTTACGATATTACCGTCGGCGCAAAGCGCCTATCGGTCGGTGCAGAAAGGTTATCGCCTGGGAAAATTCGCGCTGCTGGACGTGCTCGACACGCAACGCACGCTATTCAATGCCAAGGCCCAATATCTGCGCGCTCTGACCGCTTATCATCAATGCCTGGCCGATCTGGAACGACTGATCGGCGGCGCCGTCAACGAGGATTCCCAATGAACAGAAACTCAATTATCGCCATTCTCGGCATCATCGTCGTCGGTTTGTTGCTGGCCGTCCTGATACTCGCGTCGCATCCGGCCGCGGACCACCATGAAGAAGAACATCAGCATGAGAAATCCGCCGACCGCGACGACGCTTTTCCGCGCGGACCGCATAACGGCCGCTTGTTAAGCCAGGATTCCTTCGAACTGGAAATCACGATTTACGAAACCGGTGTTCCGCCCCGGTTTCGGGTTTATGCCTACCGGAACGAAAAACCGCTGCCGCCGGACGATGTCGGCCTCGAGATGACGTTACAGCGTCTCGGCGGCCGCAGCGAGCGAATAGGCTTCAGACCGGTAGCCGACTATCTGCTAAGCGATCGCGTGGTGGAAGAACCGCATTCCTTCGACGTCAAGGTAAAGGCGACATTCGCCGGCAAGACCTACCCGTTCCAGTATTCCCAGGAGGAGGGCCGGGTGCATTTGCCGCCGGCAGCGCTGGCCAGTGCCGGCATTTCCGTCGCAACGGCGGGTTCGGCCGAGATAGAGTGCGTACTGAAATTGCCCGGCACCATCGAGTTCGACCAGAACCGGCTGGCCCATGTCGTGCCCCGCGTCGGCGGCATCGTGGCCGAAGTGCGCAAACGCTTGGGGGAAACCGTTACCCGGGGAGAAGTGCTGGCGGTACTGGAAAGCCGCGACCTGGCGGAACTGAAGAGCCGCCTGGCGACGGCGCGTAAACGCCTGCAATTGGCCCGTTCGTTGTTCCGGCGCGAAGCCCAGTTATGGCAAGAAAAGATTTCCGCCGAACAGGATTATCTGAAAGCCAAAACGCAACTGGCGGAAGCGGAAATCGCCGTCGCGACCGCCAGGGATCAATTGGAAGCCTTGGGCCTTAAACCCGATCAATCCAAACATGCCGCCAATCTGGCCCGCTATGAACTGCGCTCGCCGCTGAACGGCACCGTGATGGAAAAACATCTGGTCGCAGGCGAAGCGGTCAAGGCCGATGCGAGGGTCTTCGTCATCGCCGACCTGTCCGAGGTTTGGGGCAGTTTCAATGTCCCGGCCAACGACTTGAACCGGGTCAGAATCGGTCAGCAAGTTCATGTGTCAGCGCCCGAACTCGGTTACGAAACCCGGGCGGTCATCGATTACCTCGGCGCCCTGGTCGGCGAACAAACCCGTTCGGCGCCGGCCCATGTGCATATCGAGAATCCGGAACGACGCTGGCGTCCCGGTCTGTTCGTCAGCGTCGAGGTGATCGAGGAAAAAGTCGTGGCGCCGGTGGCGGTGTTGTTGGAAGCCCTGCAGACCTGGCGCGGTAGCGAGGCGGTGTTCGTGCAATACGGCGACGAATTCGAAGTGCGCCCTGTGCAATTGGGGCGGCGCGGCGCCAACAGGGTTGAGGTTATCAAAGGCCTCGCGGCCGGCGAACGTTATGCGGTTACCAACAGTTTCGTTTTGAAAGCGGATCTGGGCAAGGCCGGCGCGACGCACCAGCATTAGGAGGGGCCATGTTCGAACGTATTCTGAAATTTTCGATCGATAACCGCTGGTTGGTCTTGCTCGCGACCGCCGGTTTTATCCTGTTTGGCCTTAACCGATCGCTGCGCCTGCCGATCGATGCGGTGCCGGACATCACCAACGTGCAGGTGCAGATCAACACCGCAGCCCCCGGGTATTCGCCGCTGGAAACGGAGCAACGGGTCACCTTCCCGATCGAGATCGTCATGGCCGGGTTGCCGGGACTGGAACAGACCCGTTCGTTGTCCCGTTACGGTCTGTCCCAGGTCACGGTGATCTTCGAAGACGACACCGATCTCTATTTCGCCCGGCAACTGGTCAGCCAACGCATCCAGCAAGCGAAAGGACAGTTGCCGCCGGGACTGGAGCCGACGATGGGGCCGATCGCCACCGGCCTCGGCGAGATTTTCATGTGGTCGGTCAATGCCGCGCCCGACGCGCGCAAAGCCGACGGACTGGCCTATGACGAAACCGATCTGCGCACCCTCAAGGACTGGGTGGTGCGGCCGCAGCTGCGCACCGTGCCGGGCGTGACCGAGGTCAACAGTATCGGCGGGTACGTCAAGCAGTATCATGTCACGCCGGACCCGGAAAAGTTGATCGCCTACGGCCTGAGTTTTCGCGACGTGGTAGCCGCGCTGCAAAGCAACAACGACAACATCGGCGCCGGCTACATCGAGCACCGCGGCGAACAATATCTGATCCGGGTGCCCGGTCAGGTCAAGACCCTGGAGGAAATCGGCCGCATCATCGTCGGCAATTACCGGGGTACGCCGATTTTCATCCGCGATGTCGCCGACGTGCTCCTGGGTAAGGAGTTGCGCACCGGCGCCGCCACCGAAAACGGCCGTGAAACGGTGCTCGGTACGGTATTCATGCTGATCGGCGAGAATAGCCGCACGGTGTCGCAAGCGGTCGGCGAAAGACTGGCCGAAATCAACCGCAGTCTGCCGGACGGGGTCAAGGCCGAACCGGTTTACGACCGCCTGGTTTTGGTCGACAAGACCATCGCCACGGTCAAGAACAATCTGTTGGAAGGCGCGCTGCTGGTCATCGCGGTGCTGTTCTTGTTTTTAGGCAACCTGCGCGCCGCGCTGATCACGGCGGCGGTGATCCCGCTGGCGATGCTGCTCACGATCACCGGCATGGTGGCGCACGGGGTCAGCGCCAACCTGATGAGCCTCGGTGCGTTGGATTTCGGCATCATCATCGACGGCGCGGTGGTCATCGTCGAGAACTGCGTCCGCCGTTTGGCGTTGGAGCAACGGCGGCTGCAACGGCCGTTGACGTTGCCGGAACGGCTCGACACGGTGTTTTCGGCTTCGCAGGAGGCGCGCCGGGCGCTGTTGTTCGGTCAGGCGATCATCATTACCGTGTATCTGCCGATTTTCACGCTGTCGGGCGTCGAAGGCAAGATGTTTCATCCGATGGCGTTTACCGTGGTCGCCGCGCTGGTCGGCGCGATGCTGCTTTCGATCACCTTCGTGCCCGCCGCGCTAGCGGTGTTTATCGGCAATCGGGTCGACGACAAGGAAAATCCGGCGATGCGTTTCGCGCAAAAAGCCTACCGGCCGCTGCTTCGGCAATCCCTGGCCCACGGCCCGGTGGTTTTGACAGGCGCAGCCATGTTGTTGTTTCTCAGTGTGTTGATGGCGACGCGCATGGGTACGGAGTTCATTCCGGCGCTGGACGAAGGCGATATCGCTATGCATGCCTTGCGCATTCCCGGTACCAGTCTGTCGCAGGCGATCCAAATGCAGCATGATCTGGAAAAGAAAATCGGCGCCTTTCCCGAGGTGAAACGGGTCTTCTCCAAGATCGGCACGGCCGAGATCGCGACCGATCCGATGCCGCCCAATGTGGCGGATGCCTATATCATGCTGAAAGACCGTTCCGAATGGCCCGACCCCGGCCGCCCCAAGGCCGACCTAGTCGAGGCTCTGGAGCATGTGGCCAAATCGGTGCCCGGCAACAACTACGAATTCACCCAGCCTATCAAGATGCGCTTCAACGAGTTGTTGTCCGGCGTGCGCGCCGACGTCGCGGTCAAGGTGTTCGGCGACGACCTGAATACCTTGCTGGCAACCGCCGAACGGATGAGCCATGTGTTGGAACGGGTGCCGGGCGCCGCCGATGTCAAAGTGGAACAGATGAGCGGTTTGCCGATATTGACCGTTACTATGAAACACGACATGCTGGCCCGTTTCGGCTTGAACCGGCATGACGTGCAACAAGCGGTGCAGGCGGCGATGGGCGGCGCCAAAGCCGGCGAAATCTATCTGGGCGACCGGCGCTTCGATTTGGTGGTGCGGCTACCGGAACAATTGCGTAGCGACCCCGAGGCGATGCGGCAAATCCCCATTCCGTTACCAGTGAGTGCGGAGGGCTCGTCGCAACCGTCGTTCGTGCTGCTCGGGACGGTGGCCGACTTCCAAACCGCGCAAGGGCCCAACCGGATCAGCCGCGAAAATGGCAAGCGGCGCGTCGTCGTGACCGCCAATGTGCGCGGCCGGGATCTCGGCTCCTTCGTGACCCAGGCCCGGGAAATAATTCGCGCCGAGGTGACGTTGCCCAGCGGTTACTGGGTCGCCTGGGGCGGCCAATTCGAGCAAATGATCGCCGCCGCCGAACGGCTGCAAGTAGTGGTGCCGCTGGCGCTGTTGATCATCTTTTTGTTGCTGTACGCGACCTTCGGCAATGTGCGCGACGGGCTGTTGGTGTTCACGGGCGTACCGTTTGCGTTGACCGGCGGCATCGCCGCGCTGTGGTTGCGCGATATTCCCCTGTCGATCTCGGCGGCCGTCGGCTTTATTGCGCTGTCCGGAATCGCCGTGCTCAATGGCTTGGTGCTGATCACCTTCATCAACAAACTGCGCCGGGACGGCCTGGGACTGGAAAAGGCGTTGCGCCAGGGCGCCTTGGTCCGTCTGCGGCCGGTGCTGATGACTGCCGTGACCGACGCCTTAGGCTTCATTCCGATGGCGCTGGCCACAGGAACCGGCGCGGAGGTGCAACGGCCGCTGGCCACGGTGGTCATCGGCGGCATTTTGTCATCGACACTGTTGACCCTGCTGGTGTTGCCGATACTGTACCGCATGGCCTATCGTGGCAGTGATAAACTCTAGACATCGAATAAGGGATAAAGGCATTCTGCGGCCAAAATATTATCAAGGCCGCCACTAAACCGATTTGAAAGCCCGTTATTAAACACGTTTATTTATTGACATCTTTTTTGCCAGCGAATAACC
Proteins encoded in this region:
- a CDS encoding TolC family protein, whose product is MYIFSNNLTVIPRLWAMLSFCVLPLCVFSEPSHPEKPAESVISPATIGDSLTLPQVLALTLTNNPALIAFSEEIRAREALTLQAGLLPNPVLNANAGNFANATAKGFDGDAVTLQLSQLIELGGKRAARIEAAAARREVADWDYETQRVTILARATQAFIDVLGAQAHAELAERSLQLAQTVVETVANQVKAGKVSPVEQTRVNVTLATAQSEKLRAEREWAASKQTLAAFWGGSATEFSTVRGDLEHIRPLPPLESLNVRLKQSPTLRRWLSELSRRQALLQSEQAKAVPDLTVKLGGTHFLQNQDYVANVGISMPLPVFDRNQGGIAAAERRLDKTDAELRAVRFRVDSEFSATYQRLDATQTEIENYRLTILPSAQSAYRSVQKGYRLGKFALLDVLDTQRTLFNAKAQYLRALTAYHQCLADLERLIGGAVNEDSQ
- a CDS encoding efflux RND transporter periplasmic adaptor subunit translates to MNRNSIIAILGIIVVGLLLAVLILASHPAADHHEEEHQHEKSADRDDAFPRGPHNGRLLSQDSFELEITIYETGVPPRFRVYAYRNEKPLPPDDVGLEMTLQRLGGRSERIGFRPVADYLLSDRVVEEPHSFDVKVKATFAGKTYPFQYSQEEGRVHLPPAALASAGISVATAGSAEIECVLKLPGTIEFDQNRLAHVVPRVGGIVAEVRKRLGETVTRGEVLAVLESRDLAELKSRLATARKRLQLARSLFRREAQLWQEKISAEQDYLKAKTQLAEAEIAVATARDQLEALGLKPDQSKHAANLARYELRSPLNGTVMEKHLVAGEAVKADARVFVIADLSEVWGSFNVPANDLNRVRIGQQVHVSAPELGYETRAVIDYLGALVGEQTRSAPAHVHIENPERRWRPGLFVSVEVIEEKVVAPVAVLLEALQTWRGSEAVFVQYGDEFEVRPVQLGRRGANRVEVIKGLAAGERYAVTNSFVLKADLGKAGATHQH
- a CDS encoding efflux RND transporter permease subunit, producing MFERILKFSIDNRWLVLLATAGFILFGLNRSLRLPIDAVPDITNVQVQINTAAPGYSPLETEQRVTFPIEIVMAGLPGLEQTRSLSRYGLSQVTVIFEDDTDLYFARQLVSQRIQQAKGQLPPGLEPTMGPIATGLGEIFMWSVNAAPDARKADGLAYDETDLRTLKDWVVRPQLRTVPGVTEVNSIGGYVKQYHVTPDPEKLIAYGLSFRDVVAALQSNNDNIGAGYIEHRGEQYLIRVPGQVKTLEEIGRIIVGNYRGTPIFIRDVADVLLGKELRTGAATENGRETVLGTVFMLIGENSRTVSQAVGERLAEINRSLPDGVKAEPVYDRLVLVDKTIATVKNNLLEGALLVIAVLFLFLGNLRAALITAAVIPLAMLLTITGMVAHGVSANLMSLGALDFGIIIDGAVVIVENCVRRLALEQRRLQRPLTLPERLDTVFSASQEARRALLFGQAIIITVYLPIFTLSGVEGKMFHPMAFTVVAALVGAMLLSITFVPAALAVFIGNRVDDKENPAMRFAQKAYRPLLRQSLAHGPVVLTGAAMLLFLSVLMATRMGTEFIPALDEGDIAMHALRIPGTSLSQAIQMQHDLEKKIGAFPEVKRVFSKIGTAEIATDPMPPNVADAYIMLKDRSEWPDPGRPKADLVEALEHVAKSVPGNNYEFTQPIKMRFNELLSGVRADVAVKVFGDDLNTLLATAERMSHVLERVPGAADVKVEQMSGLPILTVTMKHDMLARFGLNRHDVQQAVQAAMGGAKAGEIYLGDRRFDLVVRLPEQLRSDPEAMRQIPIPLPVSAEGSSQPSFVLLGTVADFQTAQGPNRISRENGKRRVVVTANVRGRDLGSFVTQAREIIRAEVTLPSGYWVAWGGQFEQMIAAAERLQVVVPLALLIIFLLLYATFGNVRDGLLVFTGVPFALTGGIAALWLRDIPLSISAAVGFIALSGIAVLNGLVLITFINKLRRDGLGLEKALRQGALVRLRPVLMTAVTDALGFIPMALATGTGAEVQRPLATVVIGGILSSTLLTLLVLPILYRMAYRGSDKL